The following are from one region of the Streptomyces fradiae genome:
- a CDS encoding DUF6114 domain-containing protein, whose translation MLSDARRWFRAFRRTRPFWGGLWLVAGGWTVLKFSLSSVQLIVNTGFGGVAGYLTGGGMILCGLIPIAAPRQRYTFGLIGTVLAVVSLVVSNLGGFLVGMALGVLGGAMTVGWGPKRPGRPARRLAEES comes from the coding sequence ATGCTGAGCGACGCCCGGCGCTGGTTCCGGGCCTTCCGGCGCACCCGGCCGTTCTGGGGCGGCCTCTGGCTGGTCGCGGGCGGCTGGACGGTGCTCAAGTTCTCGCTCAGCTCGGTGCAGTTGATCGTGAACACCGGCTTCGGGGGAGTGGCCGGCTACCTCACCGGCGGCGGCATGATCCTGTGCGGGCTCATCCCGATCGCCGCACCCCGCCAGCGCTACACCTTCGGTCTCATCGGCACCGTGCTCGCGGTGGTCTCGCTGGTCGTGTCCAACCTGGGCGGCTTCCTGGTGGGGATGGCCCTCGGCGTGCTGGGCGGTGCGATGACGGTCGGCTGGGGCCCCAAGCGCCCGGGCCGCCCCGCCCGCCGCCTTGCGGAGGAGAGCTGA
- a CDS encoding DUF6230 family protein, whose product MSEEISETREIRETRGVTRWRRSVFLVVPAAAAVAGMATAMVQGALAANLSLTSVPFTLSSKTVAAPSGIGAVMHTVDAGGPKGAAEVGIAQAGLDGLCVHATQSVNLPVIGSLGTWSLNISSPAAATPLTPDQLAAGEGLQARKLILDAQALKASKATLDATDTTPNVIGAAADGAGIKGTGINDGSAGQFGLDATGGRTTIESLKADANGATIAGAITLPDLAIGIAHGETTC is encoded by the coding sequence ATGTCCGAAGAGATCAGTGAGACCCGGGAGATCCGGGAGACCCGGGGCGTCACCCGCTGGCGCAGATCCGTCTTCCTGGTGGTGCCGGCCGCCGCGGCCGTCGCCGGGATGGCGACCGCGATGGTCCAGGGCGCCCTGGCCGCGAACCTCTCGCTGACCAGCGTCCCCTTCACCCTCAGCTCCAAGACGGTCGCCGCGCCCTCCGGCATCGGCGCCGTCATGCACACCGTCGACGCCGGCGGGCCCAAGGGCGCCGCCGAGGTCGGCATCGCGCAGGCCGGACTCGACGGGCTGTGCGTGCACGCGACCCAGTCGGTCAACCTCCCGGTCATCGGCAGCCTCGGCACCTGGTCGCTCAACATCTCCTCGCCGGCCGCCGCGACCCCGCTCACCCCGGACCAGCTCGCGGCGGGCGAGGGCCTCCAGGCCCGCAAGCTCATCCTGGACGCCCAGGCCCTCAAGGCGTCCAAGGCGACCCTCGACGCCACGGACACCACGCCCAACGTGATCGGTGCCGCCGCCGACGGCGCCGGCATCAAGGGCACCGGCATCAACGACGGTTCGGCGGGCCAGTTCGGCCTCGACGCGACCGGCGGACGCACCACGATCGAGAGCCTGAAGGCCGACGCCAACGGCGCGACCATCGCCGGCGCGATCACCCTGCCGGACCTCGCCATCGGCATCGCCCACGGCGAGACGACCTGCTGA
- a CDS encoding Rv2578c family radical SAM protein: MRWDHLADTAGDTTHHTGAIAPAAPADLALFGRDAVTTRTFDTPEFQGITFHEVRARSIVNRVPGASRMPFEWTVNPYRGCTHACVYCFARKTHSYLDLDTGIGFDSQIVVKLNAPELLRAHLASPRWQGAHIAMGTNVDCYQRAEGRYRLMPGILEALRDRANPFSILTKGTLILRDLELLRQAAEVTEVGVSVSVGFTDRELWRTVEPGTPAPERRLDVVRTLAGHGIGCGVLMAPVIPFLGDRPEQLRATVRAVAEAGATSVTPLVLHLRPGAREWFLTWLGRHHPELIARYERMYAGGAYAPTWYQRRITRQVHEFAAEFGMGPGGRATPRPERRRAAGPVPDHHARVPAAEQLSLLTTAVSRRSP; encoded by the coding sequence ATGCGCTGGGACCATCTGGCCGACACCGCCGGCGACACCACGCATCACACCGGTGCCATCGCTCCCGCCGCGCCCGCCGACCTCGCGCTGTTCGGCCGGGACGCCGTCACCACCCGTACCTTCGACACACCCGAGTTCCAGGGGATCACCTTCCACGAGGTGCGGGCCCGGTCGATCGTCAACCGGGTGCCCGGCGCCTCCCGCATGCCCTTCGAGTGGACGGTCAACCCGTACCGCGGCTGCACGCACGCGTGCGTGTACTGCTTCGCCCGCAAGACCCACAGCTATCTGGACCTGGACACCGGCATCGGCTTCGACTCCCAGATCGTGGTGAAGTTGAACGCCCCGGAGCTGCTGCGCGCCCACCTCGCCTCGCCGCGCTGGCAGGGCGCGCACATCGCCATGGGCACCAATGTCGACTGCTACCAGCGCGCGGAGGGCCGCTACCGGCTGATGCCCGGGATCCTGGAGGCGCTGCGGGACCGGGCCAACCCGTTCTCGATCCTCACCAAGGGCACGCTGATCCTGCGCGACCTGGAGCTGCTGCGGCAGGCCGCCGAGGTGACCGAGGTCGGCGTGTCCGTCTCCGTCGGCTTCACCGACCGGGAGCTGTGGCGCACCGTCGAGCCCGGCACCCCGGCCCCCGAGCGGCGCCTGGACGTCGTCCGCACCCTCGCCGGGCACGGCATCGGCTGCGGGGTCCTGATGGCCCCGGTCATCCCGTTCCTCGGCGACCGGCCGGAACAGCTGCGCGCCACGGTCCGCGCGGTCGCCGAGGCCGGCGCGACCTCGGTCACACCGCTCGTGCTTCACCTGCGGCCGGGCGCCCGCGAGTGGTTCCTCACCTGGCTGGGCCGTCACCACCCCGAACTGATCGCCCGTTACGAGCGGATGTACGCGGGCGGCGCCTACGCGCCCACCTGGTACCAGCGCCGGATCACCCGTCAGGTGCACGAGTTCGCGGCCGAGTTCGGTATGGGCCCGGGCGGGCGCGCGACCCCCCGCCCGGAACGGCGACGCGCGGCCGGCCCCGTACCCGACCACCACGCGCGCGTGCCGGCGGCCGAGCAGCTCAGCCTCCTGACGACGGCGGTCTCACGCCGGTCGCCGTAA
- a CDS encoding alpha/beta fold hydrolase yields the protein MKPRAGKLIAAGALVAGTVTVLPAPATAASEPGPTTRPVAPLTWTDCPTRAYPKLQCATLRVPLNHDDPAGRSISLALTRVAHTAKIFQGPLLVNPGGPGGSGRGMAGYVAASLPPKLAAQYDVIGFDPRGVGKSEPALNCRPGHFDPVRPDSVPHGAEGERAGVERAQAFAKACGDKYADVLPYIDTVSTARDMDSIRAALGAPRLNYLGYSYGTYLGAVYARLYPERVRRMALDSVVNPHGVWYEDNLSQDYAFDTRHKDFAAWVARNDATYRLGTDPTAVEAAWYRMRDELATTPAGGKVGPGELEDTYLPGGYYNGYWPRLATAFAAYVNDQDSAPLVKAYEDYAAADASAENGYSVYASVQCRDAAWPRDWSVWRKDNWETHAKAPFSTWNNAWYNAPCAFWPVEPLSPPDVHNDQVPPTLILQATDDAATPYEGGVALHRMVRGSSLVVEEGGGNHGVTLAGNDCMDEHLTAYLSTGKVPRAANAGAEADAVCETLPEPEPAKPAETRGAAPEAGMTLHGLLGHVR from the coding sequence ATGAAACCCCGCGCAGGAAAACTGATCGCCGCTGGGGCGCTGGTCGCCGGGACGGTCACCGTCCTGCCCGCGCCCGCCACCGCCGCGAGCGAGCCCGGCCCGACCACCCGTCCCGTGGCCCCGCTCACCTGGACCGACTGCCCGACCAGGGCATATCCGAAGCTCCAGTGCGCCACCCTCCGGGTGCCGCTCAACCACGACGACCCGGCCGGCCGGAGCATCTCGCTCGCCCTGACCCGGGTCGCGCACACGGCGAAGATCTTCCAGGGCCCGCTGCTCGTCAACCCCGGCGGACCGGGCGGCAGCGGTCGCGGGATGGCCGGTTACGTCGCGGCCTCGCTGCCGCCGAAGCTGGCCGCGCAGTACGACGTCATCGGCTTCGACCCGCGCGGCGTCGGCAAGAGCGAGCCCGCCCTGAACTGCCGCCCCGGCCACTTCGATCCGGTGCGCCCGGACTCCGTGCCGCACGGCGCCGAGGGCGAACGGGCCGGTGTCGAGCGGGCCCAGGCGTTCGCGAAGGCCTGCGGCGACAAGTACGCCGACGTGCTGCCGTACATCGACACCGTCTCCACCGCCCGCGACATGGACTCCATCCGCGCCGCCCTCGGCGCGCCGAGACTCAACTACCTCGGCTACTCCTACGGCACCTACCTCGGCGCCGTGTACGCGCGGCTCTACCCCGAGCGGGTCCGGCGGATGGCCCTGGACTCCGTGGTCAACCCGCACGGCGTCTGGTACGAGGACAACCTCTCGCAGGACTACGCCTTCGACACCCGGCACAAGGACTTCGCCGCCTGGGTGGCCCGCAACGACGCGACCTACCGGCTCGGCACCGACCCGACGGCGGTCGAGGCGGCCTGGTACCGGATGCGCGACGAGCTGGCGACCACGCCGGCGGGCGGCAAGGTCGGGCCGGGCGAGCTGGAGGACACGTATCTGCCGGGCGGCTACTACAACGGCTACTGGCCGCGGCTCGCGACCGCCTTCGCCGCCTACGTCAACGACCAGGACAGCGCACCGCTGGTGAAGGCGTACGAGGACTACGCGGCGGCGGACGCGTCGGCCGAGAACGGCTACTCGGTCTACGCGAGCGTGCAGTGCCGGGACGCGGCCTGGCCGCGCGACTGGAGCGTGTGGCGCAAGGACAACTGGGAGACCCACGCCAAGGCGCCGTTCTCCACCTGGAACAACGCCTGGTACAACGCGCCGTGCGCCTTCTGGCCGGTCGAGCCGCTGTCCCCGCCGGACGTGCACAACGACCAGGTGCCGCCCACGCTGATCCTCCAGGCCACCGACGACGCCGCCACGCCGTACGAGGGCGGGGTCGCGCTGCACCGGATGGTGCGGGGCTCCAGCCTGGTCGTCGAGGAGGGCGGCGGCAACCACGGCGTGACGCTGGCCGGCAACGACTGCATGGACGAGCACCTCACCGCCTACCTCTCCACCGGCAAGGTGCCGCGCGCCGCGAACGCCGGCGCGGAGGCGGACGCGGTCTGCGAGACGCTCCCGGAGCCGGAGCCCGCCAAGCCCGCCGAGACCCGCGGCGCGGCTCCCGAGGCGGGCATGACCCTGCACGGACTGCTCGGCCACGTCCGCTGA
- a CDS encoding DUF6114 domain-containing protein codes for MSEPGAAPAPVPRAGGPLPRARLAFRRWRRTRPFWAALWTGLGGFVILFLPLAPLGKILQIGVGGIAGMAGGVLLMAMALLILFLPSQRHTAGVIAVIAGVASFPLSNLGGLFLGMFLAVLGGAMAFSWLPEKPARRRRGRPAPAREGSAVA; via the coding sequence GTGTCCGAGCCGGGAGCCGCGCCCGCACCCGTACCGCGCGCGGGCGGTCCGCTGCCGCGCGCCCGGCTCGCCTTCCGGCGCTGGCGCCGCACCCGGCCCTTCTGGGCGGCGCTGTGGACCGGACTCGGCGGCTTCGTGATCCTCTTCCTGCCGCTCGCGCCGCTCGGCAAGATCCTCCAGATCGGCGTCGGCGGCATCGCGGGCATGGCCGGCGGAGTGCTCCTGATGGCGATGGCACTGCTGATCCTCTTCCTGCCCAGCCAGCGCCACACCGCGGGCGTCATCGCGGTGATCGCCGGCGTCGCCTCCTTCCCGCTGTCCAACCTCGGCGGCCTGTTCCTCGGCATGTTCCTCGCCGTGCTCGGCGGCGCCATGGCCTTCTCCTGGCTGCCCGAGAAGCCGGCCCGCCGGCGCCGCGGCCGTCCCGCCCCCGCCCGGGAAGGGAGCGCCGTCGCATGA
- a CDS encoding TetR/AcrR family transcriptional regulator — protein sequence MARFRETVRTLLRERLLDAAYELVADRGFEKLRMAHIASAVGVSRQTLYSEFPSKEAVGEALFQRELERCLVGIQAALDAHRDDLRAAVTAAADFTLTLAARNPLVKAMLTSARDDGLLPYLTTRSQAAFATASAMAGAYVAEAWPAVDPVARELAVDTAVRLTASHIVQAAGSPQESAGRIADVFLRIALSTGEERVPG from the coding sequence ATGGCCAGGTTCAGGGAGACGGTGCGCACGCTGCTGCGCGAGCGCCTGTTGGACGCCGCGTACGAACTCGTCGCGGACCGCGGTTTCGAGAAGCTGCGCATGGCGCACATCGCGAGCGCCGTGGGCGTGAGCCGGCAGACGCTGTACTCGGAGTTCCCGTCCAAGGAGGCGGTCGGCGAGGCCCTGTTCCAGCGCGAGCTGGAGCGCTGCCTGGTCGGCATCCAGGCGGCCCTCGACGCGCACCGGGACGACCTGCGGGCGGCCGTCACCGCCGCGGCGGACTTCACCCTCACCCTGGCCGCGCGCAATCCGCTGGTGAAGGCGATGCTCACGAGCGCCCGGGACGACGGACTGCTCCCCTATCTGACGACCCGCTCCCAGGCGGCGTTCGCCACCGCGTCGGCGATGGCCGGCGCGTACGTGGCCGAGGCCTGGCCCGCCGTGGACCCGGTCGCGCGCGAGCTCGCGGTCGACACCGCCGTACGCCTGACGGCCAGCCACATCGTGCAGGCGGCGGGCTCGCCGCAGGAGTCGGCCGGGCGGATCGCCGACGTCTTCCTGCGGATCGCGCTGAGCACGGGCGAGGAGCGCGTCCCGGGCTGA
- the lepB gene encoding signal peptidase I, with protein sequence MSGTVTAGPERRAYRPGHGRELPARRRTAAGPPKMSARRAVPAALTGLVLLCLLAGVAVTALSVKVEGSSMAPTLHDGDRLLPVPGSAGEVHRFDVVLLRSPRQNALLVKRVIGLPGDRIAIVSTAEDPFQVLLQEQGRGPVYRVTARQWTGQARRTGNCCTADGARSARPELRTVPAGSFFYLGDNPDLSDDSRAYGWGEIARVEGRVGLRGGLVPTSPELGAPPVLEEGWGSGLAGGGPGPGP encoded by the coding sequence GTGAGCGGTACGGTCACGGCGGGCCCGGAGCGCCGGGCCTACCGTCCCGGCCATGGAAGAGAACTCCCTGCCCGGCGCCGCACGGCCGCCGGGCCCCCGAAGATGAGCGCCCGCCGGGCGGTGCCCGCCGCCCTCACCGGGCTCGTCCTGCTCTGCCTCCTCGCGGGCGTCGCGGTGACCGCCCTCAGCGTGAAGGTCGAGGGATCGAGCATGGCGCCCACCCTGCACGACGGCGACCGGCTGCTCCCGGTGCCCGGCTCGGCCGGCGAGGTGCACCGCTTCGACGTCGTCCTGCTGCGCTCGCCGCGGCAGAACGCGCTCCTGGTCAAACGGGTCATCGGCCTGCCCGGCGACCGGATCGCCATCGTGTCCACCGCCGAGGACCCCTTCCAGGTGCTCCTCCAGGAACAGGGCCGGGGCCCCGTCTACCGTGTGACGGCACGTCAGTGGACCGGCCAGGCGCGGCGGACCGGGAACTGCTGCACCGCCGACGGCGCCCGCTCGGCCCGGCCGGAGCTGCGCACGGTGCCGGCCGGGTCCTTCTTCTATCTCGGCGACAACCCCGATCTCTCCGACGACTCCCGTGCCTACGGCTGGGGCGAGATCGCCCGGGTCGAGGGGCGGGTCGGTCTGCGCGGCGGCCTCGTGCCGACCTCGCCGGAGCTCGGGGCGCCGCCGGTCCTGGAGGAGGGGTGGGGGAGCGGCCTGGCGGGCGGGGGGCCGGGTCCGGGACCCTGA
- a CDS encoding AraC family transcriptional regulator, with protein sequence MSAHHVRAALLGAERHGIAPAPLLARAGLPAELPARVPARQFGRLVGTLWRRLDDELLGFGEAPSRFGTFATMADLVVHGSRDLREALHRGASFYRLFPAGPRFRLVEPAAPEGEFADEARIDFDVSGYDDPVRFGAETTVVVTQRFAGWLIGRRLGLRRVEFGYPEPRHAHEYALLFRAPCVFGAPRTAVVLDRADLDAPVRRDAAALRALLRRITLDVLVCRDAVTAVTVTTRVRRLIAAALPAGPVPPPEEVARRLAISPQTLRRRLAAEGTSYQRLRDQVRRDHALAELARGALSIEDLSRRLGFSEPSAFHRAFRRWTGATPGAYLRHVP encoded by the coding sequence GTGAGCGCCCATCATGTGCGGGCCGCCCTGCTCGGCGCCGAACGGCACGGCATCGCGCCCGCGCCCCTGCTCGCCCGGGCCGGACTGCCCGCGGAACTCCCCGCCCGGGTGCCCGCCCGGCAGTTCGGCCGGCTCGTCGGCACGCTCTGGCGGCGCCTGGACGACGAACTCCTCGGCTTCGGCGAGGCGCCGAGCCGCTTCGGGACCTTCGCCACCATGGCCGACCTGGTCGTGCACGGCAGCCGCGACCTGCGCGAGGCCCTGCACCGCGGCGCGTCCTTCTACCGCCTCTTCCCGGCCGGCCCCCGCTTCCGGCTCGTCGAACCCGCCGCGCCCGAGGGCGAGTTCGCCGACGAGGCGCGCATCGACTTCGACGTCTCCGGCTACGACGACCCCGTGCGCTTCGGCGCCGAGACCACCGTCGTCGTCACCCAGCGCTTCGCCGGCTGGCTGATCGGCCGCCGACTCGGGCTGCGCCGGGTCGAGTTCGGCTACCCCGAACCCCGGCACGCCCACGAGTACGCCCTGCTCTTCCGCGCCCCCTGCGTCTTCGGCGCCCCGCGCACCGCCGTCGTCCTCGACCGCGCCGACCTCGACGCCCCGGTCCGCCGCGACGCCGCCGCCCTGCGCGCGCTGCTGCGCCGGATCACCCTCGACGTCCTGGTCTGCCGCGACGCCGTCACCGCCGTCACGGTCACCACCCGGGTCCGCCGGCTGATCGCCGCCGCGCTCCCGGCCGGCCCCGTGCCGCCGCCCGAGGAGGTCGCCCGCCGGCTCGCGATCAGCCCGCAGACCCTGCGCCGCCGGCTGGCCGCCGAGGGCACCTCGTACCAACGCCTCCGCGACCAGGTGCGGCGCGACCACGCCCTCGCGGAACTCGCCCGCGGCGCGCTCTCCATCGAGGACCTCTCCCGCCGGCTCGGCTTCTCCGAACCCAGCGCCTTCCACCGGGCGTTCCGCCGCTGGACCGGCGCGACCCCGGGGGCGTACCTGCGGCACGTGCCCTGA
- a CDS encoding 3-hydroxyacyl-CoA dehydrogenase family protein yields MDTPLSTIAVVGLGTMGTGIADVLARAGREVIGIDIDETAAAQAVAALEASTARAVARERITEQERQDVLARFRTYSDLQAAAAADLVIEVVPEAYETKQEVFRALDGIVRPDAILATGTNALSVTRLAADSAHPERVLGLHFFTPVQAMKLVEVVSSVLTDPRHVDAVTRLAQELGKEPVAVGDRPGFVADGLLFGYLNQAAAMYEAKYASREDIDAAMRLGCGLPMGPLALLDLIGIDTARTVLEAMYASSRDRLHAPAPILKQLSEAGLTGRKSGRGFYSYASAGSAEVVADALTPQDSASDGVGREVRSVGVAGSGTMASGIAEVFAKAGYQVVLAARSQEKADTAKARIAKSLGRSVDKGRMTGEARDETLARIAPAGSLDAFAEVDLAVEAVAEDLAVKQDLFARLDKICKPGAVLATTTSSLPVVACAKATNRPQDVIGMHFFNPAPAMKLVEIVRTVLTADDVHATVREVTAKIKKHGVDCGDRAGFIVNALLFPYLNNAIKMVQEHYATLDDIDAAMKLGGGYPMGPFELLDVVGLDVSLAIEKVLHREFRDPGLAPAPLLEHLVAAGCLGRKTGRGFREYARR; encoded by the coding sequence ATGGACACCCCTCTCTCCACCATCGCCGTCGTCGGTCTCGGCACCATGGGCACGGGCATCGCCGATGTCCTCGCCCGGGCCGGCCGCGAGGTCATCGGCATCGACATCGACGAGACCGCGGCCGCCCAGGCCGTCGCCGCCCTGGAGGCCTCCACCGCCCGCGCGGTGGCCCGCGAGCGCATCACCGAGCAGGAGCGGCAGGACGTCCTCGCCCGCTTCCGCACCTACTCCGACCTGCAGGCGGCCGCCGCGGCCGATCTCGTCATCGAGGTCGTGCCCGAGGCGTACGAGACCAAGCAGGAGGTCTTCCGCGCCCTGGACGGCATCGTCCGGCCGGACGCGATCCTCGCCACCGGCACCAACGCCCTCTCGGTCACCCGCCTCGCCGCCGACTCCGCGCACCCGGAGCGCGTGCTCGGCCTGCACTTCTTCACCCCGGTCCAGGCGATGAAGCTGGTCGAGGTGGTCTCCTCGGTTCTCACCGACCCGCGGCACGTGGACGCCGTCACGCGCCTCGCCCAGGAGCTCGGCAAGGAGCCGGTTGCGGTGGGCGACCGCCCCGGGTTCGTCGCCGACGGGCTGCTCTTCGGCTACCTCAACCAGGCCGCCGCGATGTACGAGGCCAAGTACGCCTCCCGCGAGGACATCGACGCCGCGATGCGGCTCGGCTGCGGTCTGCCGATGGGGCCGCTGGCGCTGCTCGACCTGATCGGCATCGACACCGCCCGTACCGTCCTGGAGGCGATGTACGCCTCCTCGCGGGACCGGCTGCACGCCCCGGCCCCGATCCTCAAGCAGCTCAGCGAGGCGGGTCTGACCGGCCGCAAGTCCGGCCGCGGCTTCTACAGCTACGCGTCCGCCGGCTCCGCCGAGGTCGTCGCCGACGCGCTCACCCCGCAGGACTCGGCGTCCGACGGCGTCGGCCGTGAGGTCCGCTCGGTCGGCGTCGCCGGCTCGGGCACCATGGCCTCCGGCATCGCCGAGGTCTTCGCCAAGGCCGGCTACCAGGTCGTCCTGGCCGCCCGCTCGCAGGAGAAGGCGGACACCGCCAAGGCCCGGATCGCCAAGTCGCTCGGCCGCTCCGTGGACAAGGGCCGGATGACCGGCGAGGCGCGCGACGAGACGCTGGCCCGGATCGCCCCGGCCGGTTCGCTCGACGCCTTCGCCGAGGTCGACCTGGCCGTCGAGGCGGTCGCCGAGGACCTGGCGGTCAAGCAGGACCTGTTCGCCCGCCTGGACAAGATCTGCAAGCCGGGCGCGGTCCTCGCCACCACGACCTCCTCGCTGCCGGTCGTCGCCTGCGCCAAGGCGACGAACCGCCCGCAGGACGTCATCGGAATGCACTTCTTCAACCCGGCGCCCGCCATGAAGCTGGTGGAGATCGTCCGTACGGTGCTGACCGCCGACGACGTCCACGCCACCGTCCGCGAGGTCACCGCCAAGATCAAGAAGCACGGCGTGGACTGCGGCGACCGGGCCGGCTTCATCGTCAACGCGCTGCTCTTCCCGTACCTCAACAACGCGATCAAGATGGTCCAGGAGCACTACGCCACCCTGGACGACATCGACGCCGCGATGAAGCTGGGCGGCGGCTACCCGATGGGTCCGTTCGAGCTGCTCGA
- a CDS encoding DUF6230 family protein — translation MSAYPSPRETARALARAGARWNAEMLAEAADGTRRGTRWGRGAFALVPAALAVGALGGAMSQGALAANFSVTGQPFTLTSNGVSGTGFGAIVNTPPVGKPDGTSTATTGMARVGFAQAGLAGLCGIVHQSIAGLPYSLLLTAGQQVTTAPPATFTTDIDASNLYIQATELQSYGPTTLQNAVIGQSADQVLVDGRPLTGAVPGGFGLGSAGGPGGSSVNLHGLNATAYDAEIAGALVLPQLDIRIVGGTATSC, via the coding sequence ATGAGCGCGTACCCCAGCCCCCGCGAGACCGCCCGCGCACTGGCCCGGGCCGGCGCCCGCTGGAACGCCGAGATGCTCGCCGAGGCCGCCGACGGCACCCGCCGCGGCACCCGGTGGGGACGCGGCGCCTTCGCCCTCGTCCCGGCCGCGCTCGCCGTCGGCGCGCTCGGCGGCGCCATGTCGCAGGGCGCCCTCGCCGCCAACTTCAGCGTCACCGGCCAGCCCTTCACCCTCACCTCCAACGGAGTCTCCGGCACCGGCTTCGGCGCCATCGTCAACACCCCGCCGGTCGGAAAGCCCGACGGCACCTCCACCGCCACCACCGGCATGGCCCGGGTCGGCTTCGCCCAGGCCGGGCTCGCCGGACTGTGCGGCATCGTCCATCAGTCGATCGCCGGCCTGCCGTACTCCCTGCTCCTGACCGCCGGCCAGCAGGTGACCACAGCCCCGCCCGCCACCTTCACCACCGACATCGACGCCTCCAACCTCTACATCCAGGCCACCGAACTCCAGTCGTACGGACCGACCACCCTGCAGAACGCGGTCATCGGCCAGTCCGCCGACCAGGTCCTCGTCGACGGCCGACCGCTCACCGGCGCCGTGCCCGGCGGCTTCGGCCTCGGCTCGGCCGGCGGCCCCGGCGGCAGCTCCGTCAATCTGCACGGCCTCAACGCCACCGCGTACGACGCCGAGATCGCCGGCGCCCTCGTGCTGCCCCAGCTGGACATCCGCATCGTCGGCGGAACGGCGACGTCATGCTGA
- a CDS encoding DUF6230 family protein, with the protein MTAAPGLEEGRTHWRRSLAVALPALLAAGSLAAAMTGGALAVDLRIQDRPVDFTTSSLYGTQYGAAVVDQTVVRPDGTTGSLRVLRMGFADGVINGLCLSQRQQIAGVTYTLLLTLGDTDPGTWEIRTKNTVLDLRDATGELDMDGIVDLNVNGADVKTVKDATGAYLPNPLDSPQHRFGIQARYAKFDAITGTAQDMQIPGLLTTPRLSVAVKPGTVACPKPAAPTGTPGTPGAP; encoded by the coding sequence ATGACCGCCGCCCCCGGCCTCGAGGAGGGGCGCACGCACTGGCGGCGCTCGCTCGCCGTCGCCCTGCCCGCCCTGCTCGCGGCCGGCTCCCTGGCCGCCGCGATGACCGGCGGCGCGCTCGCCGTCGACCTCCGCATCCAGGACCGGCCGGTGGACTTCACCACCAGCAGTCTGTACGGCACCCAGTACGGCGCCGCCGTCGTCGACCAGACCGTGGTGCGGCCCGACGGCACCACCGGCTCGCTGCGCGTGCTGCGCATGGGCTTCGCGGACGGGGTCATCAACGGGTTGTGTTTGAGCCAGCGCCAGCAGATCGCCGGCGTGACCTACACCCTGCTCCTCACCCTCGGCGACACCGACCCCGGCACCTGGGAGATCCGCACCAAGAACACGGTCCTGGACCTGCGCGACGCCACCGGCGAGCTGGACATGGACGGCATCGTCGACCTCAACGTCAACGGCGCCGACGTGAAGACCGTCAAGGACGCCACCGGCGCCTACCTCCCCAACCCGCTGGACAGCCCGCAGCACCGCTTCGGCATCCAGGCCCGCTACGCCAAGTTCGACGCCATCACCGGCACCGCCCAGGACATGCAGATCCCCGGTCTGCTCACCACCCCGAGACTGAGCGTCGCCGTGAAGCCCGGCACGGTCGCCTGCCCGAAGCCCGCCGCCCCCACCGGCACCCCCGGGACGCCCGGCGCCCCCTAG
- a CDS encoding HEAT repeat domain-containing protein, with protein MNFAADPEFCSMIDRLREEIENDGGEVPAAFEQLAGPLGTEELHAALTAPGQPLWAREIAAFRLGLAGDPRAFEALVLLLNHRDPGRCVSAAHALTRLGDPRTARAAAALATNELRVAYALLPVRLLAALRAPESAPALVTVLRRRLAPGDPHWRVGLACVEGLGALGELGGPDAREVLTAAVPHPRLGEAAREALRRL; from the coding sequence ATGAATTTCGCTGCGGACCCCGAATTCTGCTCGATGATCGATCGTTTGCGAGAAGAGATCGAGAATGACGGAGGGGAGGTTCCCGCGGCATTCGAACAACTCGCCGGACCGCTCGGTACGGAGGAACTGCACGCGGCTCTCACCGCACCCGGGCAGCCACTCTGGGCCCGCGAGATCGCCGCCTTCCGGCTCGGCCTGGCCGGCGACCCCCGCGCCTTCGAGGCCCTGGTCCTCCTGCTCAACCACCGCGACCCCGGGCGCTGTGTCTCCGCCGCCCACGCCCTCACCCGGCTCGGCGACCCGCGCACCGCCCGCGCCGCCGCCGCGCTCGCCACCAACGAACTCCGCGTCGCCTACGCCCTGCTGCCGGTCCGGCTGCTCGCCGCCCTGCGCGCCCCGGAGAGCGCGCCCGCCCTCGTCACCGTCCTGCGCCGCCGCCTCGCGCCCGGCGACCCGCACTGGCGCGTCGGCCTCGCCTGCGTCGAGGGGCTCGGGGCCCTGGGGGAGCTCGGCGGCCCGGACGCCCGGGAGGTCCTGACCGCGGCGGTGCCGCACCCGAGGCTGGGGGAGGCGGCCCGGGAGGCGTTGCGGCGGCTGTGA